The following are encoded together in the Heliangelus exortis chromosome 15, bHelExo1.hap1, whole genome shotgun sequence genome:
- the NOP16 gene encoding nucleolar protein 16 codes for MPKAKGKTRRQKYSYNLNRKRLYRSARRRAAPRIACSHIRHAWDPTKSMAQNLAEMGLSEDPNKAVPIPKKKMLGMEVESNGREQGGKIVRKPYVVNEMEYEASLPEKKSNTLSRDLIDYVRYMIQNHGENYKEMALDEKNYYQDTPKQIKRKINVYKNFYPEEYKDFIASLKQEKMDVQ; via the exons ATGCCGAAGGCCAAAGGGAAGACGCGGCGGCAGAAATATTCCTACAACCTCAACCGCAAGCGGCTCTACCGCAGCGCCCGCCGCCGCGCCGCCCCCCGTATCGCCTG CTCGCACATCCGCCATGCCTGGGATCCCACCAAGTCGATGGCACAGAACCTGGCCGAGATGGGCCTGTCCGAGGATCCCAACAAGGCCGTCCCCATCCCCAAGAAGAAGATGCTG GGGATGGAAGTGGAAAGCAATGGAcgggagcaaggagggaaaatCGTTCGGAAGCCCTACGTGGTGAATG AGATGGAATATGAGGCCAGTCTCCCCGAGAAGAAGTCAAACACCCTGTCACGAGACCTCATTGATTACGTGCGGTACATGATACAGAACCACGGGGAGAACTACAAG GAAATGGCTCTAGATGAGAAGAACTACTACCAAGATACTCCCAAGCagattaagagaaaaatcaatgtGTACAAGAATTTCTATCCTGAGGAGTACAAGGATTTCATTGCATCACTTAAGCAGGAAAAGATGGATGTACAGTGA
- the HIGD2A gene encoding HIG1 domain family member 2A, mitochondrial has product MAAGTPPPLGPTPLPVFAEEGFKEKFLRKTRENPLVPLGCLCTVGVLAYGLISFKRGNTRQSQLMMRARILAQGFTFAALLGGMVVTAVKSRK; this is encoded by the exons ATGGCGGCCGGGACTCCCCCGCCGCTGGGCCCCACCCCGCTGCCGGTGTTCGCCGAGGAGGGCTTCAAGGAGAAGTTCCTGCGCAAGACCCGCGAGAATCCCTTGGTACCCCTCG GCTGCCTCTGCACTGTCGGCGTCCTGGCTTACGGACTGATCAGCTTCAAGAGAGGCAACACCCGCCAGTCACAGCTGATGATGCGGGCACGTATCCTGGCCCAGGGCTTCACCTTCGCGGCTCTCCTGGGGGGCATGGTGGTCACAGCCGTGAAATCCAGAAAGTGA
- the CLTB gene encoding clathrin light chain B isoform X1 — protein MADDFGFFSSSEGAAAEEDPAAAFLAQQESEIAGIENDEGFGPTDGEAAAAPAGQAAPPEPAGFQNGGAAVNGDVFQESNGPTDAYAAIAKADRLTQEPESIRKWREEQKKRLEELDAASKVTEQEWREKAKKDLEEWNLRQNEQVEKNRANNRIADKAFYQQPDADVIGYVASEEAFLKESKEETPGSEWEKVAQLCDFNPKSSKQSKDVSRMRSVLISLKQTPLSR, from the exons ATGGCCGACGACTTCGGCTTCTTTTCCTCGTCCGAGGGCGCCGCCGCCGAGGAGGATCCGGCCGCCGCCTTTCTGGCCCAGCAGGAGAGTGAGATCGCGGGCATCGAGAACGACGAAGGCTTCGGGCCGACCGACGGTGAAGCGGCCGCCGCCCCGGCCGGGCAAGCGGCCCCGCCGGAACCGG cTGGTTTCCAGAatggaggagctgctgtcaATGGAGATGTCTTTCAG GAGTCCAATGGCCCCACGGATGCCTATGCAGCCATAGCCAAGGCTGATCGGCTCACCCAGGAACCGGAGAGCATCCGCAAGTGGAGGGAGGAGCAGAAGAAGCgcctggaggagctgg ATGCGGCATCGAAGGTGACTGAGCAGGAATGGCGTGAGAAGGCCAAAAAGGACCTGGAGGAGTGGAACCTGCGTCAGAATGAGCAGGTGGAGAAGAACCGGGCAAATAACAG GATCGCTGACAAAGCCTTTTACCAGCAGCCGGACGCCGATGTCATTGGCTATGT GGCCTCGGAGGAAGCATTCCTGAAGGAGTCCAAGGAAGAAACCCCAGGCTCTGAGTGGGAGAAGGTGGCCCAGCTCTGTGATTTCAACCCCAagagcagcaagcagagcaAGGATGTCTCTCGGATGCGCTCGGTGCTCATCTCCCTCAAACAGACACCCCTGTCCCGCTAG
- the CLTB gene encoding clathrin light chain B isoform X2 codes for MADDFGFFSSSEGAAAEEDPAAAFLAQQESEIAGIENDEGFGPTDGEAAAAPAGQAAPPEPAGFQNGGAAVNGDVFQESNGPTDAYAAIAKADRLTQEPESIRKWREEQKKRLEELDAASKVTEQEWREKAKKDLEEWNLRQNEQVEKNRANNRASEEAFLKESKEETPGSEWEKVAQLCDFNPKSSKQSKDVSRMRSVLISLKQTPLSR; via the exons ATGGCCGACGACTTCGGCTTCTTTTCCTCGTCCGAGGGCGCCGCCGCCGAGGAGGATCCGGCCGCCGCCTTTCTGGCCCAGCAGGAGAGTGAGATCGCGGGCATCGAGAACGACGAAGGCTTCGGGCCGACCGACGGTGAAGCGGCCGCCGCCCCGGCCGGGCAAGCGGCCCCGCCGGAACCGG cTGGTTTCCAGAatggaggagctgctgtcaATGGAGATGTCTTTCAG GAGTCCAATGGCCCCACGGATGCCTATGCAGCCATAGCCAAGGCTGATCGGCTCACCCAGGAACCGGAGAGCATCCGCAAGTGGAGGGAGGAGCAGAAGAAGCgcctggaggagctgg ATGCGGCATCGAAGGTGACTGAGCAGGAATGGCGTGAGAAGGCCAAAAAGGACCTGGAGGAGTGGAACCTGCGTCAGAATGAGCAGGTGGAGAAGAACCGGGCAAATAACAG GGCCTCGGAGGAAGCATTCCTGAAGGAGTCCAAGGAAGAAACCCCAGGCTCTGAGTGGGAGAAGGTGGCCCAGCTCTGTGATTTCAACCCCAagagcagcaagcagagcaAGGATGTCTCTCGGATGCGCTCGGTGCTCATCTCCCTCAAACAGACACCCCTGTCCCGCTAG